A genomic segment from Leptolyngbya boryana PCC 6306 encodes:
- the psaB gene encoding photosystem I core protein PsaB, translated as MATKFPKFSQDIAQDPTTRRIWYGIASAHDFETHDGMTEEKLYQKIFATHFGHVAIIFLWASSLLFHVAWQGNFPQWIKDPIHLRPIAHAIWDPQFGKPAVEAFSQGGASYPVNIAYSGVYHWWYTIGMRTNADLYQGSIFLLLLAALFLFAGWLHLQPKFRPSLAWFKNAESRLNHHLAGLFGVSSLAWAGHLIHVAIPESRGQHVGWDNFLTTLPHPAGLRPFFTGDWGVYAQDPDTAEHIFNSSDGAGTAILTFLGGFHPQTESLWLTDMAHHHLAIAVIFIIAGHMYRTNFGIGHSIKDILNARGKGIQGQGNLPHQGLYDTYNNSLHFQLGIHLAALGTALSVVAQHMYAMPPYAFISKDFTTQAALYTHHQYLAGFFLIGAFAHGAIFWVRDYDPDNNQNNVLARLLGHKEAIISHLSWVSLFLGFHTLGLYVHNDVQVAFGVPEKQILIEPVFAQWIQASHGKALYGFNTLLSNADSLATTAWPNHGNVWLPGWLDAINSGTNSLFLTIGPGDFLVHHAIALGLHVTTLICLKGALDARGSKLMPDKKDFGFNFPCDGPGRGGTCQIASWEQSFYLATFWMLNTIGWVTFYWHWKHLAIWSGNVAQFNESSTYLMGWLRDYLWQYSAPLINGYNVYGTSNLSVWAWMFLFGHLVWATGFMFLISWRGYWQELIETLVWAHERTPLANLVRFKDKPVALSIVQGWLVGLVHFTVGYILTYAAFLIAATTGKFS; from the coding sequence ATGGCAACAAAATTTCCAAAGTTTAGCCAAGACATTGCGCAAGATCCAACGACACGCCGCATCTGGTATGGAATTGCGAGCGCGCACGATTTTGAAACGCATGATGGCATGACTGAGGAGAAGCTATATCAAAAGATATTTGCGACTCATTTTGGTCATGTTGCAATCATTTTCCTCTGGGCATCTAGTCTGTTGTTCCACGTTGCTTGGCAGGGCAACTTTCCTCAGTGGATCAAAGACCCGATCCATCTTCGCCCCATTGCTCACGCGATTTGGGATCCTCAATTTGGTAAACCTGCGGTCGAAGCGTTTAGCCAAGGTGGAGCGAGCTATCCAGTCAACATCGCCTACTCCGGCGTGTATCACTGGTGGTATACGATCGGTATGAGAACCAATGCGGATCTCTATCAGGGATCTATTTTTCTACTTTTGCTAGCAGCACTGTTTTTATTTGCAGGATGGCTGCACCTGCAACCGAAATTTCGCCCGAGCCTAGCTTGGTTCAAAAATGCGGAATCTCGCCTAAATCACCATTTAGCTGGCTTATTTGGTGTCAGTTCTCTCGCTTGGGCAGGACATCTCATTCACGTTGCTATCCCTGAATCTCGCGGTCAGCATGTGGGTTGGGACAACTTCCTCACAACCCTGCCGCACCCGGCTGGTCTTAGACCCTTCTTTACTGGAGACTGGGGCGTGTATGCTCAAGATCCAGATACAGCAGAGCATATTTTTAATAGCTCGGACGGTGCGGGAACTGCAATTCTCACATTTCTCGGAGGTTTTCATCCTCAAACCGAATCGCTGTGGCTGACCGATATGGCGCATCATCATTTAGCGATCGCCGTTATCTTTATTATTGCGGGGCATATGTACCGCACAAATTTTGGCATTGGTCATAGCATTAAGGACATTCTCAATGCTCGCGGCAAAGGAATTCAAGGACAAGGAAACCTTCCACACCAAGGACTGTACGATACTTACAATAATTCGCTGCATTTTCAGCTTGGAATCCATTTAGCTGCTTTAGGAACAGCGCTATCTGTGGTCGCACAGCATATGTATGCAATGCCACCCTATGCGTTTATCTCCAAAGACTTCACGACGCAGGCAGCACTGTATACACACCATCAGTATCTAGCAGGGTTCTTTCTCATCGGTGCATTTGCTCATGGTGCAATCTTCTGGGTTCGTGACTATGATCCAGACAACAATCAAAATAATGTACTAGCTCGATTACTAGGTCATAAAGAAGCGATCATTTCGCATTTGAGTTGGGTTTCTTTGTTCCTTGGTTTTCATACCTTAGGGCTGTATGTTCACAATGATGTACAGGTTGCCTTTGGTGTACCAGAAAAGCAGATTCTGATTGAGCCTGTGTTTGCTCAGTGGATTCAAGCGTCTCATGGTAAAGCGCTGTATGGTTTCAATACGTTACTGTCGAACGCGGATAGCTTGGCAACGACGGCTTGGCCGAATCACGGTAATGTCTGGTTACCCGGTTGGCTCGATGCGATCAACAGTGGGACAAATTCGTTGTTCTTAACGATTGGACCGGGTGACTTCTTAGTGCATCATGCGATCGCATTAGGATTACATGTGACGACGCTCATCTGTCTGAAAGGTGCGCTCGATGCTCGTGGAAGTAAGCTAATGCCAGACAAGAAAGATTTTGGCTTTAACTTCCCCTGCGATGGTCCTGGACGCGGTGGTACTTGTCAGATTGCTTCTTGGGAACAGTCTTTCTACTTAGCAACTTTCTGGATGTTGAACACGATCGGCTGGGTGACTTTCTACTGGCACTGGAAACATTTAGCGATCTGGTCAGGCAATGTCGCACAGTTTAATGAAAGCTCAACTTATCTGATGGGTTGGCTGCGCGATTATCTCTGGCAGTACTCGGCTCCGCTGATCAATGGTTATAACGTTTACGGAACGAGTAATTTGTCTGTTTGGGCTTGGATGTTCCTGTTTGGTCATTTAGTGTGGGCAACTGGCTTTATGTTTTTGATTAGCTGGCGTGGCTATTGGCAAGAGCTGATTGAAACATTAGTCTGGGCACATGAACGCACACCGCTGGCAAATTTAGTTCGATTCAAAGATAAACCTGTTGCTTTATCGATCGTTCAAGGTTGGCTGGTTGGCTTAGTTCACTTTACGGTCGGCTATATCCTGACGTATGCTGCTTTCTTGATTGCAGCGACAACCGGTAAATTTAGCTGA